From the Cherax quadricarinatus isolate ZL_2023a chromosome 22, ASM3850222v1, whole genome shotgun sequence genome, one window contains:
- the LOC128689705 gene encoding proclotting enzyme, producing MVMMVVMVAVVNLQALVSAFHQYNGMIHPVPSTATTITTPTSPFTTVTITTTTSFVTTTITRVTTAPHMVVVTTTHGPLLLRQRRHLHSLLRPAPMVKTMKRIKDMMRLMTQEGTQAAHDPLMNQLLELANEITESMMPTAWKPGTATTPATMADVSIVSTAVNDATITPTMSAKVTRTTVSDTTRVSKTTVSDTTMITKTIPGAVIVNTVTSSSDMTDATSSATDQIFLERVKKALVASGIELVLPLDCGRNPLNTTAALESGQLPWVVALGSRENGRFHYRCTGVIITNFHVLTDADCVASPHINVVQASASGVIPDPDAVENYVAGRRIHPDIESKDDLFSGINIGLLELAQPFVFGDHIQPVCLPGVFEEQDTEASYFVTVAGFNNIVDLPEGRTARRYQASMVGAEGAAPCFYRTRVDPDFSSMLHTLLTDKHLCVYISFETVGKSVLLVEEEQTGRVRVVGVGGFANARSTVPVAYTLVQPYRFWVELVLKKFLDNVATRS from the exons atggtgatgatggtggtgatggtggcggtggtgaaccTCCAGGCACTGGTCAGTGCTTTCCATCAATACAACG GAATGATCCATCCAGTACCttctactgccaccaccatcactacccctacCAGTcccttcaccaccgtcaccatcaccaccaccaccagcttcgtcaccaccactatcactcgtGTCACCACTGCCCCCCACATG GTGGTAGTGACGACAACACACGGTCCTCTACTACTGCGTCAGCGCCGCCACCTCCACTCTCTCCTGCGGCCTGCGCCCATGGTCAAGACTATGAAG AGGATCAAGGACATGATGAGGCTGATGACGCAGGAGGGGACGCAAGCTGCCCACGACCCTCTCATGAACCAACTTCTGGAGCTCGCTAATGAAATCACAGAGTCCATGATGCCCACCGCATGGAAACCAGGCACTGCCACCACGCCCGCTACCATGGCTGATGTCTCCATTGTGTCCACTGCCGTAAATGACGCTACTATCACTCCCACAATGTCCGCCAAGGTGACAAGGACCACGGTGTCCGACACCACCAGAGTATCCAAAACCACAGTGTCTGACACCACCATGATAACAAAGACTATACCAGGTGCTGTTATAGTAAATACAGTTACCTCGTCCTCCGACATGACAGATGCAACGTCCAGCGCCACGGACCAGATATTCTTGGAACGCGTCAAGAAGGCTCTTGTGGCCTCCGGAATCGAACTAGTTCTGCCGCTCGACTGTGGACGG AACCCACTGAACACCACCGCAGCGCTGGAGAGCGGGCAGCTCCCCTGGGTGGTAGCTCTTGGGTCTCGAGAGAACGGCAGGTTCCACTACCGCTGCACAGGTGTCATCATCACCAACTTTCACGTCCTCACTGACGCTGACTGTGTCGCATCTCCCCACAT CAATGTGGTTCAAGCCAGCGCGTCGGGAGTGATACCTGACCCGGACGCTGTGGAGAACTACGTGGCCGGACGCCGGATTCATCCAGATATCGAGTCCAAAGATGACCTCTTCTCCGGCATTAACATCGGCCTCCTCGAGTTAGCCCAACCATTCGTCtttggtg ACCACATCCAACCTGTGTGTCTCCCTGGAGTCTTTGAGGAACAGGACACGGAGGCTTCCTACTTCGTCACCGTCGCTGGCTTCAACAACATCGTCGATC TTCCAGAAGGTCGTACAGCGAGAAGGTACCAGGCATCGATGGTAGGGGCAGAGGGCGCCGCTCCCTGCTTCTACAGAACCCGTGTCGACCCTGACTTCTCGTCCATGTTACACACACTACTCACTGATAAACACCTCTGTGTCTACATCAGCTTTGAAACG GTGGGCAAGTCTGtgctgctggtggaggaggagcagACAGGCAGAGTTCGTGTAGTGGGTGTTGGAGGGTTCGCCAACGCTCGCTCCACCGTCCCCGTGGCCTACACCCTCGTCCAACCCTACCGCTTCTGGGTCGAACTTGTCTTAAAGAAATTCCTCGACAACGTCGCCACCCGTAGCTGA